TCCTTAACATGCCCCGCCGTAACTTCGCTGATAACCGACTGTGAATCCATCATAAAGATCTCCAACTTTTAACCTGTAAAGGCCGCTAAAAATTCCACTTTAAGTTGCCCCGCTTGTTCGTTAATGTGTAACAGTGCCGCTCGTGCGGTGAGTTACTTGAAAATTTACGCAGTCTCTGCAAATTTGAATGAGCCTTGGCGAACAGTGATTTGCAGACACTCTTCGCCGCCCTGACTGACAACCTTCATCGAACGGCATAAGAGAATGTCACCGTCGATCAAAATGTTCGTCTTCAATGCTAGATCGCGAGTGTTACTGTCGAGAGCGTCAACACTCAAATTTGTTCGTTTGCAATTTCGCGGCAAAATGACAGTAACGGTCGCCGGACGCGGACCGGTCGTTTCCTGCTTAGCAACCTGTGTTTTTCGTTTTCTCTTGGGCTTTGGTGTTATTTCGTCTGTCATGATTCTCCTGTTTTCTTAAAGGACGCGAAGCGAAAAAACACGCCAATGTTTCCTGCTCCGCTCCGCGTCCTGCCCTTGGCCCCTTGCGGCCAAACTTTTGAGGGCAATGGTAGCTTTCGCGAGTCCTCGCCCTCATGACTCCGGCGCTATCTCACATCCCGCCGGAATGTCGATCTAAGTTACTGTCGCCGGTATTCTGCGAGGCCGGCGATTATTTGCTTGCTGTGTCGGCGTCGCCCAGCGGACGTTTCCGACTTGATAGTTCCCGTTCGTATCGGGATAGCGATCTATTGAATGTTCCGGTGTCGGCTTCATGCCGACTTCGGCAAAGAACTCGTCAAATGATGTGAAAAGGAACCTAATGCCGCGACCGCCATAACTAGCAAAGTTGATGTGATTAGGGTTGTTGCATCGTTCTTTTGCGGCTCGATAGCTGCGATATTCAGGAGTTTGCTTGCGGCCTAATGATTGACCGTTTGTGCGAGATCGCAAGCCGGTTGCTTCGTGATTGAGGCATTTGCACGAGGTCGTCGGTCGTTTTCGATGCAAAAGGCTCGATGATCGAACAACTGCCAGATTTCCGCACGAACAAAGGCAATGCCATCGACCCGTTCCTTTTATGACACCGGCGAAGCCGATCACAAGAAGCCGCCCAAAGCGCTGGCCGGTCAGATTGGTAAAGCGATGATTGCGTTTTTCGTTCATGCTGCCGCTCCCGTTATCGGTTTTTGCAGAATTTTGCCGTTGCCATCGACAACAGTCACGCCTTCTTTGGTTACATCCATACCGGCGTACTGTGCCCTTTCCCTGACTATCGCAATTTTTTCGCGGGCTGCCTCGCGAATGAATTGAGAAACAGGAATGTCTAGATACTCGGCCGTTTCCGTAATCTCGTCCTTTTCATCGCTGCGGATTTTTATGTGTAATGTTTCGTCTTTATTTCCCATTTTGAAATATCCCTTTTGTGGTCAATTTGTGTTGACATTGTGATTATACATTTCAAATACACATTGTCAACACCTTTTTTTACATTTTGTGTTGTTTTTCTTTTTGAGGTGATTTATGTATGAATTCGTGACTGTGAAAACCAAAGACGATCATTTACACATTCGACTGAAACCGGCAGTCAAAGACGAGTTAAAAATCGTTGCTGATGCGAGGGGGATGACGATGTCAGGATTGGTATACTCGCTGATAGTGAAAACGATTCGCGACGAAAAGAATCTAGAGCCGGAACTTTTCACAACGCAAAAGATTCCGGTTCTGAAACAAAAGGGAATTATATACTTGACTCCCTCAAATAAATCTGCTATATTTTGATTGTTGGTTGCAGAAGCCACAGTAAAATACAGGAGAAAATGAAAATGACAGATTTTAGCCACTTACATGCTTTAGAAGAACGGGCGGTTCGTATACGGGAGCGGATGATAGACGTGCAAAAGAATGACGCTCAATGGAAAGCCCAAGCTACGCAGCTATTCCAAACGGAAAAAGAGATAGCAGACGAACGCGAATTTCTAGGGCTGGAAGATATGTCAACGGACGATCTATATGCGGCTTTGGAGGAAAAATAATATGTGTTTGGTTGAGGATGAAGTACAGAAAACAAGACGGGATGCCGCGCGAGTCGCAGTTGATAGGATTATCAATGAAACGCCGCGTCAAATCTCGACAGAAATGTATGTTCGCTC
This is a stretch of genomic DNA from Chloracidobacterium sp.. It encodes these proteins:
- a CDS encoding ribbon-helix-helix protein, CopG family → MGNKDETLHIKIRSDEKDEITETAEYLDIPVSQFIREAAREKIAIVRERAQYAGMDVTKEGVTVVDGNGKILQKPITGAAA